In Sphingopyxis sp. 113P3, one DNA window encodes the following:
- a CDS encoding nitroreductase family protein — protein MFNDRSSLRSHLATRRSGKARDMIAPGPGADELREIIGLALRTPDHGKLAPWRIVTVASDQREAFAALLKRAWVAENPGAAGMDLTALDQFAHQAPTLLVLISAPVLGAKIPVWEQQMSAGAVGMNLLHAAHAHGFVGSWLTGWAAYSPDVAAAFGVGEGERIVGYFFLGSPGEPLKERPRPEYDDVVSAWDI, from the coding sequence ATGTTCAACGACAGATCATCGCTCCGCTCCCACCTCGCCACGCGCCGCTCGGGAAAAGCGCGCGACATGATCGCGCCCGGGCCTGGTGCCGACGAGCTCAGGGAGATTATCGGCCTTGCGTTGCGCACGCCCGATCACGGCAAGCTTGCGCCCTGGCGGATCGTCACGGTCGCGAGCGATCAGCGCGAGGCTTTCGCTGCCCTGCTCAAACGCGCGTGGGTGGCAGAAAATCCAGGCGCGGCAGGCATGGATCTTACGGCACTCGACCAGTTCGCGCACCAGGCTCCGACCCTGCTCGTGCTGATCTCGGCCCCGGTCCTCGGTGCGAAAATCCCGGTCTGGGAGCAGCAGATGTCCGCGGGCGCGGTCGGCATGAACCTGCTCCACGCCGCGCATGCGCATGGTTTTGTCGGGAGCTGGCTTACAGGCTGGGCGGCGTACAGCCCAGACGTCGCGGCCGCTTTCGGTGTTGGCGAAGGCGAGCGGATTGTCGGCTATTTCTTTCTGGGCTCTCCGGGTGAACCCCTCAAAGAGCGGCCACGACCGGAATATGATGATGTCGTAAGCGCTTGGGACATATAA
- a CDS encoding peptide MFS transporter, whose product MKDMSLWDGGDWTFVIALVVLGAFLTIGALIAAGRKPEFAGHPKGLYMLFFAEMWERFSYYGMRALLILYLTQHWLFSDGKSNLIYGAYTSLVYITPVLGGYLADRYLGQRKAVLFGGVLLAFGHLFMAFEGVGGQDDPTINVFWLALALIIVGSGFLKANISVMVGQLYRLTDMRRDAAYTIFYMGINSGAAIGTILVGYLGQKIGWAYGFGLAGIGMIAGLIVFVLGKKVLLGAGEAPAPLSRQKEWTLYGAGVAAVLVMWGLIQYQDVIQNLLLVSGTLLLVYVAAVAALQLPYGKMASAPGDSRAILIAGMAAMLFLPLSNVLGLPLSDDRARVVGLTLAQLIYVCGMLVVLVGLAIEKFRIEHHARDRIYAILFLIGLNPLFWGLFEQAGGSFNLYTDRYVDIGSVPASLFQSINPIYIILFAPVFAALWQFLGKRGLEPSAPAKFALALAQVGLGFLVFVWGARSVGPEALTPVIFVFLLYLLHTTGELCLSPVGLSAMNRLAPSFMASLIMGAWFYMTAVGNFVAGKIGEATGGESGEMTKDATLAIYNEIGWITLGVSIIVLALSPIVKKWMHLDTLRDREDDIAGSGEFAEPQAAGVHPEPKPAS is encoded by the coding sequence ATGAAAGACATGAGCCTTTGGGACGGGGGGGATTGGACCTTCGTCATCGCGCTGGTGGTATTGGGCGCGTTCCTGACCATCGGCGCGCTGATTGCCGCAGGTCGCAAACCCGAGTTCGCGGGCCATCCCAAAGGCCTCTACATGCTCTTTTTCGCCGAGATGTGGGAGCGTTTCTCCTACTACGGCATGCGCGCGCTGCTGATCCTCTACCTGACGCAGCACTGGCTGTTTTCCGACGGCAAGTCGAACCTGATCTACGGGGCCTATACCAGCCTTGTCTACATCACGCCCGTGCTCGGCGGCTATCTCGCGGATCGCTATCTGGGACAGCGCAAGGCAGTACTGTTCGGGGGCGTCCTACTCGCTTTCGGCCATCTTTTCATGGCGTTCGAGGGAGTGGGTGGGCAGGATGACCCGACGATCAACGTCTTCTGGCTGGCGCTCGCGCTGATCATTGTCGGGTCGGGCTTCTTGAAGGCGAATATCTCGGTGATGGTCGGGCAGCTCTATCGCCTGACCGACATGCGCCGCGATGCGGCGTACACAATCTTCTATATGGGGATCAACTCGGGGGCGGCGATCGGCACCATCCTTGTCGGCTATCTCGGGCAGAAGATTGGCTGGGCCTATGGTTTCGGGCTCGCGGGTATCGGCATGATCGCCGGGCTGATCGTTTTCGTGCTGGGCAAGAAAGTGCTGCTGGGTGCGGGCGAAGCGCCGGCTCCGCTTAGCCGTCAGAAGGAATGGACCCTCTATGGCGCTGGCGTTGCTGCGGTCCTCGTGATGTGGGGACTCATCCAGTATCAGGACGTCATTCAGAACCTGCTGCTCGTCTCGGGCACGCTCCTTCTCGTCTATGTCGCTGCTGTTGCGGCGCTGCAGCTACCTTACGGCAAGATGGCGAGCGCCCCCGGCGACAGCCGCGCCATCCTAATCGCCGGCATGGCCGCGATGCTGTTCCTTCCGCTTTCGAACGTGCTCGGCCTGCCGCTGTCGGATGATCGCGCCAGGGTCGTGGGACTGACGCTCGCGCAGCTGATCTACGTCTGCGGCATGCTTGTCGTGCTGGTGGGGCTGGCGATCGAGAAATTCCGTATCGAGCATCATGCGCGCGACCGTATTTATGCCATCCTCTTCCTGATAGGGCTTAATCCACTGTTCTGGGGCCTGTTTGAACAGGCTGGCGGCAGCTTCAACCTCTATACCGATCGCTATGTCGACATCGGGTCGGTTCCGGCCTCGCTCTTCCAGTCGATCAACCCGATCTACATCATCCTCTTTGCACCGGTCTTCGCGGCGCTGTGGCAGTTTCTGGGCAAGCGCGGACTTGAACCCTCGGCGCCTGCCAAGTTCGCGCTGGCGCTCGCGCAGGTCGGTCTTGGCTTTCTCGTCTTCGTCTGGGGCGCGCGGAGCGTCGGACCCGAGGCGCTGACGCCGGTGATCTTTGTCTTCCTTCTTTACCTGCTCCACACGACGGGCGAACTCTGCCTATCACCCGTCGGTCTGAGTGCGATGAACCGGCTCGCTCCCTCGTTCATGGCCTCGCTGATTATGGGAGCCTGGTTCTACATGACCGCGGTCGGCAATTTCGTTGCGGGCAAGATCGGCGAAGCAACCGGGGGTGAGAGCGGCGAGATGACCAAAGACGCGACGCTCGCCATCTACAACGAGATCGGTTGGATCACGCTGGGTGTCAGCATCATCGTGCTCGCACTGTCGCCGATCGTGAAGAAGTGGATGCATCTCGACACGCTGCGCGACCGCGAAGACGATATCGCGGGTTCGGGCGAATTTGCAGAACCGCAGGCGGCCGGCGTCCATCCTGAACCCAAGCCCGCATCCTGA
- a CDS encoding amidohydrolase translates to MKGGLLAAMSLAFAGCAAAGQDTKSANDTISSAEKKAERFDKDPYPSTYRGYPTRLTAVTNVTIFDGEGGRIDNGRAVLSSGKVDRIGGPDMELPTDAYVIDGAGKYLTPGVIDVHSHLGDYPTPSVDAHDDGNEATAPTTPEVWAEHSVWPQDPGFTRALANGGVTTLQILPGSANLIGGRSVVLKNVPARTVQGMKFPGAPYGLKMACGENPKRVYGGKGRMPSTRMGNFAVDRATWAKAAAYKKKLDEGKTVDRDLAMETLAGVLSGDILVHNHCYRADEMAFVIDMAREFGYKVTAFHHAVEAYKIADLLEREGICAAMWADWWGFKMEAYDSVPENIAMVSRAGACTIVHSDDENQIQRLNQEAAKALAAGRRMGIEISDAQAWTWLSYNPAKALGIADRTGSLKPGKMADVVLWNGNPFSAYTRPEKVWVDGALMFDAMDAKRRPVSDFELGQPGEGDVK, encoded by the coding sequence ATGAAAGGCGGCCTGCTTGCCGCCATGTCGCTGGCGTTCGCGGGCTGTGCTGCCGCCGGGCAGGACACGAAATCTGCGAATGATACGATCTCGTCTGCCGAGAAGAAGGCCGAGCGGTTCGACAAGGACCCCTATCCCTCCACATACAGGGGATATCCGACCCGGCTGACAGCGGTAACCAATGTCACCATCTTCGATGGCGAGGGCGGACGGATCGACAATGGCAGAGCCGTGCTCTCCAGTGGGAAGGTTGACCGGATCGGCGGGCCCGACATGGAACTGCCGACCGACGCCTATGTCATAGACGGGGCCGGCAAATATCTGACCCCGGGCGTGATCGACGTCCACAGCCACCTCGGCGACTATCCGACGCCCAGCGTCGATGCGCACGACGATGGGAATGAGGCGACCGCCCCGACGACGCCTGAAGTCTGGGCCGAGCATAGCGTCTGGCCGCAGGACCCGGGCTTCACGCGTGCGCTTGCCAATGGCGGGGTGACGACGCTGCAGATCCTGCCGGGCAGCGCGAACCTCATCGGTGGCCGCTCGGTGGTACTGAAGAATGTACCCGCGCGCACGGTTCAGGGGATGAAATTCCCTGGCGCTCCCTATGGGCTCAAGATGGCGTGCGGCGAGAATCCGAAGCGGGTCTATGGTGGCAAGGGACGGATGCCCTCGACCCGCATGGGCAATTTTGCGGTCGACCGAGCGACCTGGGCGAAGGCGGCAGCCTACAAGAAGAAGCTCGACGAGGGGAAGACCGTCGATCGGGACCTTGCCATGGAAACGCTCGCAGGCGTGCTGTCGGGCGACATCCTTGTCCACAATCACTGCTACCGCGCCGACGAAATGGCGTTCGTCATCGATATGGCGCGCGAGTTTGGGTACAAGGTGACGGCGTTCCATCACGCGGTCGAGGCCTACAAGATCGCCGACCTCCTCGAAAGGGAGGGCATTTGCGCCGCGATGTGGGCGGACTGGTGGGGCTTCAAGATGGAAGCCTATGATTCGGTGCCCGAGAATATCGCAATGGTCAGCCGGGCGGGTGCGTGCACCATCGTCCATTCGGATGATGAAAATCAGATCCAGCGGCTCAATCAGGAGGCCGCAAAGGCGCTGGCCGCCGGGCGCCGGATGGGAATCGAGATCAGCGACGCGCAGGCGTGGACCTGGCTCTCCTACAATCCCGCCAAGGCGCTCGGCATAGCCGACAGGACGGGCAGCCTGAAGCCCGGCAAGATGGCCGACGTGGTGCTGTGGAACGGCAACCCCTTCAGCGCCTATACGCGTCCTGAGAAAGTGTGGGTCGACGGAGCGCTGATGTTCGACGCGATGGACGCAAAGCGCCGCCCGGTGAGCGATTTCGAGCTGGGTCAGCCGGGCGAAGGGGATGTGAAATGA
- a CDS encoding amidohydrolase family protein, with product MIRALLVTAAALLALPAAAQDVAIVNATLVIGDGSPPIAGGAVVVRGGKVVSAGANIQVPAGIERIDAEGHYVTPGIVAAFSRVGLTEVDAVSGTNDRSAPRTRFSAGLDIAPALNPMGSPIAVNRAAGVTRAIVAPSGSSNLFAGQGAVVDLADDMDMVTRPRALQFVAFGEAGSAKAGGSRAATFLLFREQLLAARSYARNPAALAEWGNDAMIQRADADALVRVIEGKTPLFVRVDRAADIMNVLKLKRDFPALKLVLVGATEGWMVTREIAAAKVPVLVSPLTDLPGSFERLGATQSNAGRMKAAGIDVSVGVFDDDDAHKMGYATQYAGNLVGLTRMPGASGLSWDQAFASISSAPARAVGMDGEIGSLRPGRAGDVVIWDRDPLELGSRPRAIWIDGKRQSLTTRQDRLRDRYANPVEDTLPNAYDW from the coding sequence ATGATCCGCGCTCTCCTCGTTACTGCCGCCGCCCTCCTGGCTTTGCCTGCCGCGGCGCAGGATGTCGCGATCGTCAATGCGACGCTCGTCATCGGGGATGGGAGTCCGCCGATCGCGGGCGGGGCAGTGGTCGTGCGGGGCGGCAAGGTCGTTTCTGCTGGCGCGAATATTCAGGTCCCCGCCGGGATCGAGCGCATCGACGCCGAGGGGCATTATGTCACTCCGGGAATTGTCGCCGCGTTCAGCCGCGTCGGCTTGACCGAAGTCGATGCGGTTAGCGGTACGAACGACCGCTCGGCGCCGCGCACCCGTTTTTCCGCGGGGCTCGACATCGCCCCGGCGCTCAATCCGATGGGATCCCCGATCGCCGTCAACCGGGCCGCCGGTGTCACCCGCGCGATCGTTGCGCCGAGCGGGAGCAGCAACCTGTTTGCAGGACAGGGAGCGGTCGTCGATCTTGCAGACGACATGGACATGGTCACGCGCCCGCGCGCGCTGCAGTTCGTGGCTTTCGGCGAGGCGGGGTCGGCAAAGGCAGGCGGCAGCCGCGCCGCAACCTTCCTGCTCTTTCGCGAACAATTGCTCGCGGCGCGAAGCTATGCGCGCAACCCGGCGGCGCTTGCCGAATGGGGCAATGACGCGATGATTCAGCGCGCTGACGCTGATGCTCTCGTGCGGGTGATCGAGGGCAAGACTCCGCTGTTCGTGCGCGTCGACCGCGCCGCTGACATCATGAACGTGCTCAAGCTCAAAAGGGATTTTCCGGCGCTGAAGCTCGTCCTCGTCGGTGCGACCGAGGGCTGGATGGTGACGCGCGAGATTGCCGCGGCAAAAGTGCCGGTGCTGGTGTCGCCGCTCACCGACCTTCCTGGCAGCTTCGAGCGATTGGGGGCAACACAATCGAACGCCGGGCGGATGAAAGCGGCGGGTATCGACGTTTCGGTCGGGGTATTCGACGACGATGATGCGCATAAAATGGGCTATGCAACGCAATATGCAGGCAATCTGGTCGGGCTGACCCGAATGCCCGGGGCGAGCGGGCTGAGCTGGGATCAGGCCTTTGCCTCGATCAGCAGCGCGCCGGCGCGTGCGGTCGGCATGGACGGCGAGATCGGTTCGCTACGACCGGGGCGCGCAGGCGACGTGGTGATCTGGGACAGGGACCCGCTCGAGCTTGGCAGCCGCCCGCGAGCGATCTGGATCGATGGCAAGCGCCAGTCGCTGACAACGCGGCAGGACCGGCTGCGCGACCGCTACGCCAACCCGGTGGAAGATACGCTGCCAAACGCCTATGATTGGTGA
- a CDS encoding NnrU family protein, producing the protein MTLLIVTCILFVGSHLILSHPLRAPLAGRMGERPFQIVYSIVALATFILVVQAWRGMPPEPPLWAAGDALWTMASLLVLLASILFMGSLVGNPALPAPGAAFAAQSAPRGVYAITRHPMMWGFSLWALAHALVMPTPGQMVLSATIAFLALVGAAGQDAKKAQLMGDTWRHWAARTSFVPFARQASGTTPWGDTIPRPHALFGGILVWLAATWAHGALGYMAAGIWRWVG; encoded by the coding sequence ATGACCTTGCTGATCGTGACCTGCATCTTGTTCGTGGGTTCGCACCTCATACTGTCGCACCCGCTGCGCGCGCCGCTCGCAGGCCGCATGGGCGAGCGGCCCTTCCAGATTGTGTATTCCATCGTGGCACTCGCGACATTCATACTCGTCGTGCAGGCGTGGCGCGGCATGCCGCCCGAGCCGCCGCTCTGGGCTGCAGGCGATGCGCTGTGGACGATGGCCTCGCTCCTCGTGCTCCTCGCGAGCATTCTCTTCATGGGCTCGCTCGTCGGTAATCCGGCATTGCCCGCCCCCGGCGCGGCCTTTGCCGCACAAAGTGCTCCTCGCGGCGTTTATGCGATCACCCGCCACCCGATGATGTGGGGCTTTTCCCTCTGGGCGTTGGCCCACGCACTCGTCATGCCAACCCCGGGCCAGATGGTGCTCTCCGCAACGATCGCGTTTCTCGCACTCGTCGGAGCTGCAGGGCAGGACGCGAAGAAGGCTCAGTTGATGGGCGACACGTGGCGGCACTGGGCGGCCCGTACGAGCTTCGTACCTTTCGCGCGGCAGGCCAGCGGTACCACGCCATGGGGCGATACCATCCCCCGTCCGCACGCGCTGTTCGGCGGTATTCTCGTCTGGCTCGCCGCGACCTGGGCGCATGGCGCACTCGGCTATATGGCTGCGGGCATATGGCGCTGGGTCGGCTAG
- a CDS encoding aldo/keto reductase: MKYRTLGQGLQVSAIGIGCMPMIKGGNILYGEAADMDEATRTIHRAIDLGVTFFDTAEIYGPFANEELLGEAIRDKRNGLVIATKFGFRFDGKQIVGVDGSPANARRACEGSLQRLGIDVIDLFYQHRVDPTVPIEETVGGMMELVKEGKVRHIALSEAGPDTLRRAAKAAPITALQSEYSIWERDVEEEILGICRENGIGFVPYSPLGRGFLAGTIRSRDELPEHDWRRNDPRYSEENLPANLAIVDTIADIAAKHGVSNAQVALAWLLAQRDDIVPIPGTKRRATMEDSVAAPDVLLTAEDLAMIEAAAPRGGTRGPRYGEQGMRMVRL, encoded by the coding sequence ATGAAGTATCGCACGCTTGGCCAGGGGCTTCAGGTATCTGCGATTGGCATCGGCTGCATGCCGATGATCAAGGGGGGCAATATCCTGTATGGCGAGGCCGCCGACATGGACGAGGCAACGCGCACGATCCACCGCGCGATCGACCTTGGCGTCACCTTCTTCGATACCGCCGAAATCTATGGTCCCTTCGCGAACGAGGAACTGCTCGGCGAGGCGATCCGAGACAAGCGCAACGGTCTCGTGATCGCGACCAAGTTCGGCTTCAGGTTCGATGGCAAGCAGATCGTCGGTGTCGACGGCTCACCTGCCAACGCCCGCCGCGCCTGCGAGGGTTCGCTCCAGCGGCTTGGTATCGATGTGATCGATCTCTTCTATCAGCACCGCGTCGATCCCACGGTCCCGATCGAAGAAACGGTCGGGGGCATGATGGAGCTCGTCAAGGAGGGCAAGGTCCGGCACATCGCGCTCTCCGAAGCCGGTCCGGACACGTTACGCCGCGCGGCCAAGGCCGCACCGATCACTGCGCTGCAGAGCGAATATTCGATCTGGGAACGGGACGTTGAAGAGGAAATTCTCGGCATCTGCCGCGAAAACGGCATCGGTTTCGTTCCCTATTCCCCGCTCGGCCGCGGTTTCCTTGCCGGCACGATCCGCAGCCGCGACGAGCTTCCAGAGCATGACTGGCGACGCAATGACCCGCGCTACTCGGAGGAAAACCTGCCCGCCAACCTCGCGATCGTCGATACCATCGCCGATATCGCGGCAAAGCATGGTGTTTCGAACGCGCAAGTCGCACTCGCCTGGCTGCTGGCGCAGCGTGACGACATCGTCCCGATTCCCGGCACCAAGCGCCGCGCCACGATGGAGGACAGCGTCGCCGCTCCCGATGTCTTGCTGACGGCAGAAGACCTCGCCATGATCGAAGCTGCCGCCCCTCGGGGGGGCACCCGCGGCCCCCGATATGGTGAGCAGGGCATGCGAATGGTACGGCTTTAA
- a CDS encoding dicarboxylate/amino acid:cation symporter produces the protein MKSAWVILSALIVGMLLGVGVEGLSPGGASASLRIVEPVGLLWLNALKMTIVPLIVALLVTGITATADAARAGTLAARAVATFIVAIVITGIMALLLTPLLLHVFPLSASAAEALRRGLGGALEAPPSPTFADYLLSLVPTNPIAAAAETAVLPLIVFTTIFAFAITRIEPEQRASLSNLFKALGNAMLVVIGWVLALAPIGVFALGYALAVKAGFAAFGGLLHYVLIISAIGAACLVLGLILAWLVAGVAPPRFIRAMIPAFAVALSTQSSLASLPPMLKASEALGVDPKKADIVLPLAVALFRFTSTAMNLAVVIYIAWLFGIGLTPWTMAIGLTVAVAAALSAVSLPGSISFVTSIAPIAVSMGVPVAPLGLLVAVETFPDIWRTLGNVVADVAATKYAADAVADEQAGETP, from the coding sequence GTGAAATCCGCATGGGTCATCCTCTCGGCGCTCATCGTCGGAATGTTGCTGGGCGTCGGGGTGGAAGGCCTGTCGCCTGGCGGGGCGAGCGCCTCGCTGCGTATCGTCGAGCCGGTCGGTCTCCTCTGGCTCAACGCACTCAAGATGACAATCGTCCCCCTGATTGTTGCCCTGCTGGTCACCGGAATCACCGCGACCGCCGACGCCGCGCGCGCCGGCACCCTCGCGGCGCGGGCGGTTGCAACCTTCATCGTCGCGATTGTCATCACCGGCATCATGGCGCTCTTGCTCACCCCCCTGCTTCTACACGTCTTTCCGCTGTCGGCGAGCGCGGCCGAGGCGCTTCGCCGCGGACTGGGAGGGGCGCTCGAGGCACCGCCATCACCGACCTTTGCCGACTATCTACTCAGCCTCGTGCCCACCAACCCGATCGCCGCCGCGGCGGAAACCGCGGTTCTGCCTCTCATCGTCTTCACCACCATCTTCGCCTTTGCGATCACCCGCATCGAACCCGAACAGCGCGCGAGCCTTTCGAACCTGTTCAAGGCCCTTGGCAACGCCATGCTGGTCGTGATCGGCTGGGTTCTTGCGCTCGCACCGATCGGGGTGTTTGCGCTTGGCTACGCGCTTGCCGTCAAGGCCGGATTTGCGGCGTTCGGCGGGCTCCTCCACTATGTGCTCATCATCTCGGCTATCGGCGCCGCCTGCCTGGTCCTCGGCCTCATCCTCGCCTGGCTGGTCGCCGGCGTCGCGCCGCCCCGCTTCATCCGCGCAATGATCCCGGCCTTTGCGGTCGCACTCAGCACGCAAAGCTCGCTCGCCAGCCTGCCGCCGATGCTCAAGGCCTCCGAAGCGCTGGGGGTCGACCCCAAAAAGGCCGACATCGTCCTGCCGCTCGCAGTCGCGCTTTTCCGCTTCACCAGCACGGCGATGAATCTCGCGGTGGTCATCTACATTGCCTGGTTGTTCGGGATCGGGCTGACGCCATGGACAATGGCGATCGGCCTTACCGTCGCGGTCGCCGCGGCGCTGAGCGCCGTCAGCCTTCCCGGTTCGATCAGCTTTGTCACCTCGATTGCGCCGATCGCGGTGTCGATGGGTGTCCCCGTCGCCCCGCTCGGCCTTCTTGTCGCGGTCGAGACATTCCCCGATATCTGGCGTACGCTCGGCAATGTCGTCGCCGATGTCGCCGCCACCAAATATGCCGCTGACGCAGTCGCGGACGAACAGGCAGGAGAAACGCCATGA